Part of the Pseudobdellovibrionaceae bacterium genome is shown below.
ACGATCACGTCCATTTTTTGTTGATTTGCAAATTGCACGATGGAATCCGATACGGCCTGCATTTTATCCTCAATCATGACTTTTGCAGGTACACCAGCAGCCTTGGCCAAATCTTGAAGCCTTTTCATTTTCGCGCCAAAGAGCTTTTTCTGACGTTTTGCGTATTCTTTTGCCATCACTTCCCCGCTAGGTGATCGAAATTGTTCGTACTCCGATATGGGAATTAACGGGAATTCCACTTGATGCAAGATTGTCACCTTGCCGCGCATTTTTTTTACCATTGGCAAAATGTTTTTAAACGAATTCACTGATGGCTCTGAGAAATCTGTAGCAAACAAGATGTTTTTAAATTCCGAAGGACTGGCTGTCTTTGGATTCACTACCAAAATCGGAACTGTGGAACTCTGACAAAGAGTTTCAGCAAAACTTCCTAAGAACAATTTAGATAGACCTTTTCGCGAATGGGATCCCACCACAATCATGCTGGCCTTTTGCTTTTTCGCAAAATCCACAAGTTTCTTGACTGCATTTCTTCGGCCCGAATCTTTTGAAGTGAGAACCACCGGTGCTTTGATGTTTTTTAGCTTTAATTTTTTGATTAAAGCCATCACCATGTCGGGGATGGCTGATTCGTAACTCCAAAGTTCAGCCCGCTCCAACATATGAACCAAAAGTTCATTCTGCCGTTCGGTAATCACCGTTACAGGCTTGATCTCCAGGCCCGTTTGCGAGGCCAAAGTTTCAAGCGCGCCGGCCACCTTTTGATTCACCTTTGGGTCTTCGGCCGCCGGGTCCACAGCCCAAATGATCGATCCCGCTGTCAGCTGTTTTTGTTTTGCCATTTCTCAAGCCACCTTTCGACAATTACAAATACAAATTAAACTTCCACCT
Proteins encoded:
- a CDS encoding universal stress protein — translated: MAKQKQLTAGSIIWAVDPAAEDPKVNQKVAGALETLASQTGLEIKPVTVITERQNELLVHMLERAELWSYESAIPDMVMALIKKLKLKNIKAPVVLTSKDSGRRNAVKKLVDFAKKQKASMIVVGSHSRKGLSKLFLGSFAETLCQSSTVPILVVNPKTASPSEFKNILFATDFSEPSVNSFKNILPMVKKMRGKVTILHQVEFPLIPISEYEQFRSPSGEVMAKEYAKRQKKLFGAKMKRLQDLAKAAGVPAKVMIEDKMQAVSDSIVQFANQQKMDVIVLPTQSGPVSSVLLGSVAQQVLRSSEIPVWIAQASK